From the genome of Arvicola amphibius chromosome 9, mArvAmp1.2, whole genome shotgun sequence, one region includes:
- the Prpf40b gene encoding pre-mRNA-processing factor 40 homolog B isoform X5 → MSVPDSGPRPPAAPAPFPPGPPMMPPPFMPPPGIPPPFPPMGLPPMSQRPPAIPPMPPGILPPMLPPMGAPPPLTQIPGMVPPMMPGMLMPAVPVTAATAPGADTASSAVTGTGPPRALWSEHVAPDGRIYYYNADDKQSVWEKPSVLKSKAELLLSQCPWEEYKSDTGKPYYYNSQSQESRWTRPKDLDDLEALVKQESAGKQQAQQLQTLQPQPQPPQPQPDPPPIPPGPIPVPMALLEPEPGRSEDCDVLEAAQPLEQGFLQREEGPSSSTGQHRLLQEEEEVRPEPERPGLSWSNREKAKQAFKELLRDKAVPSNASWEQAMKMVVTDPRYSALPKLSEKKQAFNAYKAQREKEEKEEARLRAKEAKQTLQHFLEQHERMTSTTRYRRAEQTFGDLEVWAVVPERDRKEVYDDVLFFLAKKEKEQAKQLRRRNIQALKSILDGMSSVNFQTTWSQAQQYLMDNPSFAQDQQLQNMDKEDALICFEEHIRALEREEEEERERARLRERRQQRKNREAFQTFLDELHETGQLHSMSTWMELYPAVSTDVRFANMLGQPGSTPLDLFKFYVEELKARFHDEKKIIKDILKDRGFCVEVNTAFEDFAHVISFDKRAAALDAGNIKLTFNSLLEKAEAREREREKEEARRMRRREAAFRSMLRQAVPALELGTAWEEVRERFVCDSAFEQITLESERIRLFREFLQVLEQTECQHLHTKGRKHGRKGKKHHRKRSHSPSVSWQGSESDEEELPPPSLRPSKRRRRNPSESGSEPSSSLDSVESGGAALGGPGSPSSHLLLGSDHGLRKAKKPKKKTKKRRHKSNSPESETDPEEKAGKESEDREQEQDKDRELRQAELPNRSPGFGIKKEKAGTHQKAS, encoded by the exons ATG TCGGTTCCCGATTCTGGTCCCCGGCCCCCAGCAGCGCCTGCCCCCTTCCCACCGGGGCCCCCCATGATGCCACCACCCTTC ATGCCCCCTCCAGGGATCCCACCTCCTTTTCCTCCAATGGGGCTGCCCCCTATGAGTCAGAGACCACCAGCCATTCCCCCAATGCCACCTGGCATACTGCCCCCAATGCTTCCACCAATGGGGGCACCACCACCACTTACACAG ATACCAGGAATGGTACCTCCAATGATGCCAGGGATGCTGATGCCAGCGGTGCCTGTCACTGCAGCG ACGGCTCCGGGTGCGGACACCGCCAGCT CTGCTGTGACTGGGACTGGCCCTCCG agGGCCTTATGGAGTGAACATGTGGCCCCTGATGGGCGCATCTACTACTACAACGCTGATGACAAGCAGTCCGTGTGGGAGAAGCCCAGCGTGCTCAAGTCCAAGGCGGAG CTGCTGCTGTCCCAGTGTCCCTGGGAAGAGTACAAATCAGACACAGGGAAGCCGTACTACTACAACAGCCAGAGTCAGGAGTCCCGTTGGACCCGGCCCAAGGATCTGGATGACCTGGAGG CCTTAGTCAAACAAGAGTCTGCAGG AAAGCAGCAGGCCCAGCAACTGCAGACCCTACAGCCACAGCCGCAGCCACCTCAGCCACAACCTGaccctccacctatacctcctggtCCCATCCCAGTGCCTATGGCCCTTCTGGAACCTGAGCCAGGTCGAAGTGAAGATTGTGATGTGTTGGAGGCTGCCCAGCCCCTGGAGCAGGGGTTCCTGCAACGGGAGGAGGGCCCCAGCAG TTCTACTGGACAACATCGGCTActacaggaagaagaagaagttagGCCAGAACCAGAGAGACCTGGCCTCAGTTGGAGCAATCGGGAGAAAGCAAAGCAGGCCTTCAAAGAGCTGCTAAGGGATAAG GCTGTCCCTTCCAATGCTTCATGGGAACAGGCCATGAAGATGGTAGTCACTGATCCCCGTTACAG TGCCTTGCCCAAATTGAGTGAGAAGAAGCAGGCATTTAATGCTTACAAGGCACAgcgggagaaggaggagaaagaggaggcccGGCTGAGGGCCAAGGAGGCCAAACAGACCTTGCAGCATTTCCTGGAGCAGCATGAACGCATGACCTCCACCACCCGCTACCG GCGGGCAGAACAGACCTTTGGGGACTTGGAGGTCTGGGCTGTGGTCCCTGAGAGAGATCGAAAAGAGGTTTATGATGATGTCCTCTTCTTCCTGGCTAAGAAGGAAAAG GAACAAGCCAAGCAGCTTCGGCGTCGAAATATCCAGGCCTTGAAGAGCATCCTGGATGGGATGAGTAGTGTCAACTTCCAAACCACATGGTCCCAGGCCCAGCAGTACCTCATGGACAACCCCAGCTTTGCTCAGGACCAGCAGCTGCAGA ACATGGACAAAGAAGATGCACTGATCTGCTTTGAGGAGCACATCCgagctttggagagagaagaggaggaagagcggGAACGTGCCCGGCTTCGGGAGCGGCGCCAGCAACGGAAGAACCGGGAGGCCTTTCAG ACCTTCCTGGACGAGTTGCATGAAACAGGGCAGCTGCATTCCATGTCCACCTGGATGGAGCTGTACCCAGCCGTCAGCACTGATGTCCGCTTTGCCAACATGCTGGGCCAGCCGG gCTCTACTCCTCTGGACTTATTCAAGTTCTATGTGGAGGAGTTGAAGGCTCGATTCCACGATGAAAAGAAGATCATAAAGGACATTCTTAAG GACCGGGGCTTCTGTGTGGAGGTGAACACAGCCTTTGAGGACTTCGCCCACGTCATAAGCTTTGACAAGAGGGCTGCTGCGCTGGACGCAGGCAACATCAAGCTGACCTTCAATAGT cTGCTGGAGAAAGCAGAGGCACGGGAGAGGGAACGGGAGAAGGAGGAGGCACGAAGGATGCGGCGCAGAGAAGCTGCCTTTCGAAGCATGCTGAGGCAGGCCGTGCCTGCTCTGGAGCTGGGCACTGCCTGGGAAGAG GTCCGTGAGCGCTTTGTGTGCGACTCAGCCTTTGAGCAGATCACCCTGGAGTCGGAGCGGATCCGGCTCTTCCGAGAGTTCCTGCAGGTGCTGGAG CAGACTGAATGCCAGCACCTCCACACCAAAGGCCGAAAGCATGGCAGAAAGGGCAAGAAACACCATCGCAAGCGTTCTCACTCACCTTCAGTGAGTTGGCAG GGTTCTGAGTCAGATGAAGAGGAGCTGCCCCCACCATCCCTCCGGCCTTCTAAGCGGAGGCGGCGGAACCCCTCGGAGTCTGGCTCTGAGCCCTCATCCTCACTTGACTCAGTAGAAAGTGGGGGTGCTGCCCTTGGAGGACCAGGGTCCCCATCGTCCCACCTTCTTCTTGGGTCAG ATCATGGTCTTCGGAAAgccaagaaaccaaaaaagaaaactaagaagagAAGACACAAGTCG AACAGTCCTGAGAGTGAGACAGACCCTGAAGAGAAAGCTGGCAAGGAGAGTGAAGACAGAGAACAAGAACAGGACAAGGACAGGGAACTCCGGCAGGCAGAGCTCCCCAACCGCTCCCCAGGCTTTGGAATCAAGAAGGAGAAG GCTGGGACACATCAGAAAGCGAGCTGA
- the Prpf40b gene encoding pre-mRNA-processing factor 40 homolog B isoform X6: MMPPPGIPPPFPPMGLPPMSQRPPAIPPMPPGILPPMLPPMGAPPPLTQIPGMVPPMMPGMLMPAVPVTAATAPGADTASSAVTGTGPPRALWSEHVAPDGRIYYYNADDKQSVWEKPSVLKSKAELLLSQCPWEEYKSDTGKPYYYNSQSQESRWTRPKDLDDLEALVKQESAGKQQAQQLQTLQPQPQPPQPQPDPPPIPPGPIPVPMALLEPEPGRSEDCDVLEAAQPLEQGFLQREEGPSSSTGQHRLLQEEEEVRPEPERPGLSWSNREKAKQAFKELLRDKAVPSNASWEQAMKMVVTDPRYSALPKLSEKKQAFNAYKAQREKEEKEEARLRAKEAKQTLQHFLEQHERMTSTTRYRRAEQTFGDLEVWAVVPERDRKEVYDDVLFFLAKKEKEQAKQLRRRNIQALKSILDGMSSVNFQTTWSQAQQYLMDNPSFAQDQQLQNMDKEDALICFEEHIRALEREEEEERERARLRERRQQRKNREAFQTFLDELHETGQLHSMSTWMELYPAVSTDVRFANMLGQPGSTPLDLFKFYVEELKARFHDEKKIIKDILKDRGFCVEVNTAFEDFAHVISFDKRAAALDAGNIKLTFNSLLEKAEAREREREKEEARRMRRREAAFRSMLRQAVPALELGTAWEEVRERFVCDSAFEQITLESERIRLFREFLQVLEQTECQHLHTKGRKHGRKGKKHHRKRSHSPSVSWQGSESDEEELPPPSLRPSKRRRRNPSESGSEPSSSLDSVESGGAALGGPGSPSSHLLLGSDHGLRKAKKPKKKTKKRRHKSNSPESETDPEEKAGKESEDREQEQDKDRELRQAELPNRSPGFGIKKEKTGWDTSESELSEGELERRRRTLLQQLDDHQ, translated from the exons ATG ATGCCCCCTCCAGGGATCCCACCTCCTTTTCCTCCAATGGGGCTGCCCCCTATGAGTCAGAGACCACCAGCCATTCCCCCAATGCCACCTGGCATACTGCCCCCAATGCTTCCACCAATGGGGGCACCACCACCACTTACACAG ATACCAGGAATGGTACCTCCAATGATGCCAGGGATGCTGATGCCAGCGGTGCCTGTCACTGCAGCG ACGGCTCCGGGTGCGGACACCGCCAGCT CTGCTGTGACTGGGACTGGCCCTCCG agGGCCTTATGGAGTGAACATGTGGCCCCTGATGGGCGCATCTACTACTACAACGCTGATGACAAGCAGTCCGTGTGGGAGAAGCCCAGCGTGCTCAAGTCCAAGGCGGAG CTGCTGCTGTCCCAGTGTCCCTGGGAAGAGTACAAATCAGACACAGGGAAGCCGTACTACTACAACAGCCAGAGTCAGGAGTCCCGTTGGACCCGGCCCAAGGATCTGGATGACCTGGAGG CCTTAGTCAAACAAGAGTCTGCAGG AAAGCAGCAGGCCCAGCAACTGCAGACCCTACAGCCACAGCCGCAGCCACCTCAGCCACAACCTGaccctccacctatacctcctggtCCCATCCCAGTGCCTATGGCCCTTCTGGAACCTGAGCCAGGTCGAAGTGAAGATTGTGATGTGTTGGAGGCTGCCCAGCCCCTGGAGCAGGGGTTCCTGCAACGGGAGGAGGGCCCCAGCAG TTCTACTGGACAACATCGGCTActacaggaagaagaagaagttagGCCAGAACCAGAGAGACCTGGCCTCAGTTGGAGCAATCGGGAGAAAGCAAAGCAGGCCTTCAAAGAGCTGCTAAGGGATAAG GCTGTCCCTTCCAATGCTTCATGGGAACAGGCCATGAAGATGGTAGTCACTGATCCCCGTTACAG TGCCTTGCCCAAATTGAGTGAGAAGAAGCAGGCATTTAATGCTTACAAGGCACAgcgggagaaggaggagaaagaggaggcccGGCTGAGGGCCAAGGAGGCCAAACAGACCTTGCAGCATTTCCTGGAGCAGCATGAACGCATGACCTCCACCACCCGCTACCG GCGGGCAGAACAGACCTTTGGGGACTTGGAGGTCTGGGCTGTGGTCCCTGAGAGAGATCGAAAAGAGGTTTATGATGATGTCCTCTTCTTCCTGGCTAAGAAGGAAAAG GAACAAGCCAAGCAGCTTCGGCGTCGAAATATCCAGGCCTTGAAGAGCATCCTGGATGGGATGAGTAGTGTCAACTTCCAAACCACATGGTCCCAGGCCCAGCAGTACCTCATGGACAACCCCAGCTTTGCTCAGGACCAGCAGCTGCAGA ACATGGACAAAGAAGATGCACTGATCTGCTTTGAGGAGCACATCCgagctttggagagagaagaggaggaagagcggGAACGTGCCCGGCTTCGGGAGCGGCGCCAGCAACGGAAGAACCGGGAGGCCTTTCAG ACCTTCCTGGACGAGTTGCATGAAACAGGGCAGCTGCATTCCATGTCCACCTGGATGGAGCTGTACCCAGCCGTCAGCACTGATGTCCGCTTTGCCAACATGCTGGGCCAGCCGG gCTCTACTCCTCTGGACTTATTCAAGTTCTATGTGGAGGAGTTGAAGGCTCGATTCCACGATGAAAAGAAGATCATAAAGGACATTCTTAAG GACCGGGGCTTCTGTGTGGAGGTGAACACAGCCTTTGAGGACTTCGCCCACGTCATAAGCTTTGACAAGAGGGCTGCTGCGCTGGACGCAGGCAACATCAAGCTGACCTTCAATAGT cTGCTGGAGAAAGCAGAGGCACGGGAGAGGGAACGGGAGAAGGAGGAGGCACGAAGGATGCGGCGCAGAGAAGCTGCCTTTCGAAGCATGCTGAGGCAGGCCGTGCCTGCTCTGGAGCTGGGCACTGCCTGGGAAGAG GTCCGTGAGCGCTTTGTGTGCGACTCAGCCTTTGAGCAGATCACCCTGGAGTCGGAGCGGATCCGGCTCTTCCGAGAGTTCCTGCAGGTGCTGGAG CAGACTGAATGCCAGCACCTCCACACCAAAGGCCGAAAGCATGGCAGAAAGGGCAAGAAACACCATCGCAAGCGTTCTCACTCACCTTCAGTGAGTTGGCAG GGTTCTGAGTCAGATGAAGAGGAGCTGCCCCCACCATCCCTCCGGCCTTCTAAGCGGAGGCGGCGGAACCCCTCGGAGTCTGGCTCTGAGCCCTCATCCTCACTTGACTCAGTAGAAAGTGGGGGTGCTGCCCTTGGAGGACCAGGGTCCCCATCGTCCCACCTTCTTCTTGGGTCAG ATCATGGTCTTCGGAAAgccaagaaaccaaaaaagaaaactaagaagagAAGACACAAGTCG AACAGTCCTGAGAGTGAGACAGACCCTGAAGAGAAAGCTGGCAAGGAGAGTGAAGACAGAGAACAAGAACAGGACAAGGACAGGGAACTCCGGCAGGCAGAGCTCCCCAACCGCTCCCCAGGCTTTGGAATCAAGAAGGAGAAG ACAGGCTGGGACACATCAGAAAGCGAGCTGAGTGAGGGGGAGTTGGAGAGGCGAAGGCGGACACTCCTACAGCAGCTGGATGACCACCAATGA